In Danaus plexippus chromosome 28, MEX_DaPlex, whole genome shotgun sequence, a genomic segment contains:
- the LOC116776407 gene encoding uncharacterized protein LOC116776407, translating into MILYQNKEIFVSIFIYFVVKILCKVVSNYRSSMCNKQPTLTSIPEKNELIDEVVKWVPKKKHEVLKAKYKCLKKLFQIYDASVIGLLPESYTLEDQYPQVPEQGTCRRKRSRRTKTDACAGTTELSSGDVSEQYGVDRSVPESVIKDLNFNEYSSSELNKSKVSICKIKDESTQDSKENLSINDREYDYTPNPHRVPHLVISEKRKLSRFQSFIHRILGIRRQRNYTYVLSTDRTYAASDNNITNRYEKRKRRGLRFRRHRRPKKIQSEIALTDAKSPVILSYVQSLQRNCLMDTTARQCPIVGCKMISYGIINYNDHLNICHFSDRKFICIYCHEGFNKEHDKIVHENEHIGISKLNIPSMPSTARFSTKIASDTQTDPELTKAEVPEDKLRKIVSFFDKLSDPDQIVAEIKKKRYSESHLETLHHNPTIDSDGSKSDMSSNRKSDSDKVMSSCVNLQPKTLSKLTTSLDSEITSNIVPLSPVRCQFCGENFDFRRQLSLHVELEHRLYDKFSKFHSCAGIINRENRKIRKTSDATLARASSTGTEVSRCKSNETLSCDPSTNIVYYTSMESIHKKPSIVNSIVQKVRSGFMYKWEPGTKIIRV; encoded by the exons ATGATACtgtatcaaaataaagaaatatttgttagtatattcatatattttgtcgTCAAAATTTTGTGCAAAGTCGTATCAAACTATCGTTCATCAATGTGTAATAAGCAACCTACTTTAACGAGTATACCAGAGAAGAATGAGCTAATTGATGAGGTTGTGAAATGGGTTCCCAAAAAGAAACATGAAGTTCTCAAAgctaaatacaaatgtttaaaaaaattatttcaaatttacgaCGCAAGCGTCATTGGACTGCTGCCGGAGAGTTATACTTTAGAGGACCAATACCCACAAGTTCCCGAACAAGGAACTTGCAGGCGGAAGAGGTCCAGGAGAACAAAAACCGATGCGTGTGCTGGAACAACTGAATTATCGAGCGGCGACGTATCGGAACAATATGGTGTAGACAGGTCTGTACCAGAATCTGTTATTAAAGATCTCAACTTCAACGAATACTCTTCTTCAGAATTGAACAAGTCGAAAGTATcaatatgcaaaataaaagaCGAATCGACCCAAGATTCCAAGGAGAATCTCTCCATCAACGACAGAGAATATGACTATACCCCAAATCCACATCGAGTTCCGCATTTGGTGATAAGcgagaaaagaaaattatctCGCTTCCAGAGCTTCATTCATCGGATACTGGGGATAAGAAGACAACGTAATTATACTTATGTGTTATCAACAGACCGTACCTATGCGGCTAgcgataataatataacgaaTAGATACGAAAAGAGAAAAAGGCGAGGTCTTCGTTTCAGGAGACATAGACGTCCGAAGAAAATACAATCTGAAATAGCTTTAACGGATGCCAAGAGTCCAGTGATCCTATCTTATGTCCAATCCCTGCAACGGAACTGTTTGATGGACACAACGGCTCGACAATGTCCTATAGTTGGGTGCAAAATGATTTCTTACG GAATAATCAATTACAACGATCACCTCAATATCTGTCATTTTTCggatagaaaatttatttgcatttattgCCACGAGGGCTTCAATAAGGAGCACGATAAAATTGTTCACGAAAATGAACACATCGGCATTAGTAAATTGAACATACCGTCCATGCCCTCGACAGCCAG ATTTTCTACAAAAATCGCAAGTGACACTCAGACGGACCCTGAATTAACAAAAGCGGAGGTTCCGGAGGATAAATTAAGGAAGATTGTTTCGTTCTTCGACAAGCTGTCAGACCCGGATCAAATAGTTGCTGAAATAAAGAAGAAACGATACTCTGAATCTCATCTGGAAACTCTTCATCACAACCCGACGATTGATTCTGACGGGTCCAAGAGTGATATGAGTTCAAATCGGAAATCTGATTCTGATAAAGTTATGTCCAGTTGCGTGAATTTGCAACCAAAAACTCTAAGTAAATTGACCACATCTTTGGACTCCGAAATTACGTCGAATATTGTTCCTCTATCGCCTGTTAGGTGCCAATTTTGCGGAGAAAATTTTGACTTTAG ACGTCAACTCAGCCTTCACGTGGAACTTGAACACCGGCTGTACGACAAATTCTCCAAATTCCACAGCTGCGCCGGTATAATCAACCGTGAAAACAGAAAAATCCGTAAGACATCCGACGCCACCCTCGCCCGGGCTTCGTCTACGGGCACGGAGGTCTCCCGATGCAAATCCAACGAAACTCTAAGCTGTGATCCGTCTACCAACATTGTTTATTACACTTCCATGGAATCGATTCATAAAAAACCGTCTATTGTTAATAGTATTGTCCAGAAAGTCCGCAGTGGCTTCATGTACAAATGGGAGCCCGGGACGAAGATAATTCGTGTGtag
- the LOC116776380 gene encoding solute carrier family 28 member 3-like has product MATDETRRDPKAEKIEMDVQKKNSSNGTINHDLLDYEPNGWFEVTLSKMGHSTEDFIRNNFSAMKIISLFILNGLVIGFFFACMYYWMYHDNKPLELCNGFGSLIAFLGIIYFFLIYFQVIKRFFGKWFERTLWNRIKNSSSKLWKIRLFKWCFCATISLAIALFLYWDTRDNPQRLLSLLGLCVLLLLGFLFSLHPGRINWRSVTVGLFVQFLFGLVFIRWEAGRMALQCFSNKVATFLSYGVEGAAFVFGDFLVKQEQVFAFNALTVIFFFSMLVEVLFYWGAMQWFCLKLGGVLQAATATTVCESTIAVGNVFLGMSESVLLIKPYIPVLTPSELHVVMSSGFATVSGTILAAYINFGAEPAHLVTASVMSAPAALCFSKLMYPETRRSLTTVDNIPPVERQDQSALSAATRGATNGISLILNIIANLVAFVAFISFVNGFLGYCGGLLGNPDINLEWILGKIFIPLCWLMGVPWEECELVGSLIGLKTVVNEFVAYQRMGEMKREGLLSPRSELIATYSLCGFTNPSSAGIMIGAISAMAPNQRETLSSLALRAFFAGCAICFMTACIGGILMPEDSFV; this is encoded by the exons ATGGCGACTGATGAAACACGGAGGGATCCG AAAGCAGAAAAAATTGAAATGGATGTTCAGAAGAAGAACAGCAGTAATGGGACT ATTAATCATGATCTCTTAGACTATGAACCGAACGGCTGGTTCGAGGTCACTCTGTCGAAGATGGGCCACTCCACCGAGGACTTCATACGGAACAACTTCTCCGCCATGAAGATCATATCTCTCTTCATTCTGAACGGACTCGTTATCGGCTTCTTCTTCGCGTGCATGTATTACTGGATGTATCACG ATAACAAGCCCTTAGAGCTGTGTAACGGCTTCGGCAGCCTCATAGCATTCCTGGGCATCATATATTTCTTCCTCATCTATTTCCAAGTCATAAAAAGATTCTTTGGGAAATGGTTCGAGAGGACTTTGTGGAACAGAATCAAGAATAGTTCTTCAAAGTTATGGAAGATACG GCTGTTTAAGTGGTGTTTTTGTGCGACAATCTCGCTAGCTATAGCCCTCTTCTTGTATTGGGATACCAGAGACAATCCTCAGAGACTTCTGTCACTCCTCGgtctttgtgttttattacttttag gtttCTTATTTTCTCTACACCCTGGTCGGATAAATTGGCGGAGTGTGACAGTTGGTCTTTtcgtacaatttttatttggcCTAGTGTTCATACGATGGGAGGCGGGCAGGATGGCACTGCAATGTTTCTCCAACAAG gtgGCAACATTTTTATCCTACGGTGTAGAAGGTGCAGCCTTTGTCTTTGGAGACTTCCTTGTTAAACAGGAACAAGTATTTGCTTTTAAC GCCCTCACAGTAATATTCTTCTTTAGTATGCTGGttgaggttttattttattggggTGCTATGCAGTGGTTCTGTCTGAAATTGGGGGGAGTTCTGCAAGCCGCTACCGCTACCACAGTGTGCGAGAGCACCATCGCTGTTGGAAACGTCTTCCTTGGTATG TCTGAGTCAGTTCTACTCATAAAACCCTACATTCCCGTACTGACGCCCTCAGAACTCCACGTTGTGATGTCGTCTGGATTCGCAACTGTTTCTG GTACGATACTGGCTGCGTACATAAATTTTGGTGCTGAGCCGGCCCACCTGGTGACAGCGAGTGTAATGTCAGCGCCAGCCGCACTCTGCTTCTCCAAGCTGATGTATCCTGAGACGAGACGCTCTCTCACCACCGTAGACAACATACCACCCGTGGAAag ACAGGATCAATCGGCGCTATCCGCAGCAACCCGTGGCGCAACCAATGGCATATCACTGATATTGAATATCATAGCGAATTTGGTGGCTTTCGTGGCCTTTATATCGTTCGTGAATGGCTTCCTCGGTTACTGCGGCGGATTGCTTGGCAACCCAGACATCAACTTGGAATGGATACTTGGCAAGATCTTCATACCATTGTGTTGGCTGATGG GTGTCCCCTGGGAAGAATGCGAGCTGGTGGGATCTCTGATAGGTCTCAAGACTGTCGTCAACGAGTTTGTGGCGTACCAGCGGATGGGAGAAATGAAACGAGAGGGACTGCTGTCC CCGCGGTCCGAGCTGATCGCGACCTACTCCCTGTGTGGCTTCACGAATCCTTCATCAGCTGGTATCATGATCGGAGCGATCTCCGCTATGGCTCCCAACCAGAGAGAGACACTATCCAGT TTGGCTCTGAGAGCGTTTTTCGCTGGATGCGCTATATGCTTCATGACTGCATGTATTGGAG GTATCCTTATGCCAGAAGATTCTTTCGTATGA